One Setaria viridis chromosome 3, Setaria_viridis_v4.0, whole genome shotgun sequence DNA window includes the following coding sequences:
- the LOC117850806 gene encoding uncharacterized protein: MKSKANGSIQKAGKANDVQGGPNWVLVAGGVLLSTLSVRLGSKLKQIFVTKQQNTSNKAKRRPGACDLHSNLYRFSDQTSCHCFMSGHADGGVEVKQVPQSPISISTEPSNLLVKIAAPESSKENSGVMWSSSPDQLEDPRKPFQHSNCSGSPSVSESGSDIYTKREVIQKLRQQLKRRDEMIMEMQAQIADLKNSLTIQVTQNTNLQSQLDGTNRDLFESEREVQHLRKIVADYCVAEPLLHDKPFQDGQWQSNGTNGHVNGYSDSSIDDPVLHFNGVEKRKGEAERVELLKREVGELKEVIEGKDFLLQSYKEQKVELCSKVRELQEKLSAQVPNIL; the protein is encoded by the exons ATGAAGTCTAAGGCCAACGGGAGCATACAGAAGGCAGGGAAGGCTAATGATGTCCAAGGAGGACCAAACTGGGTTCTTGTTGCAGGAGGAGTTTTGCTTAGCACACTTTCAGTCAGACTTGGGTCCAAATTGAAGCAAATATTTGTAACCAAGCAGCAAAACACTTCTAACAAAG CCAAAAGAAGGCCTGGGGCATGTGATCTGCACTCCAACCTCTACAGGTTTAGTGATCAAACCAGCTGCCACTGTTTTATGTCAG GGCACGCAGATGGTGGAGTGGAGGTCAAGCAAGTACCTCAAAGTCCTATATCCATATCAACTGAACCATCCAATCTTCTTGTGAAGATAGCAGCACCAGAATCAAGCAAAGAGAACAGTGGTGTCATGTGGTCATCATCGCCTGACCAGCTTGAAGATCCTCGCAAGCCATTTCAGCACTCAAACTGTTCAGGCTCTCCCTCTGTTTCAGAATCAGGATCTGACATTTATACCAAGCGAGAGGTCATACAGAAGCTGAGGCAGCAGCTCAAGAGACGCGATGAGATGATCATGGAGATGCAAGCTCAGATTGCGGATCTCAAGAACTCTCTCACCATCCAGGTGACACAGAACACCAACTTGCAGTCTCAATTGGATGGCACTAACCGAGATCTGTTTGAATCTGAGAGGGAAGTTCAGCATCTGAGGAAGATCGTCGCAGATTATTGCGTTGCAGAGCCGCTCTTGCACGATAAGCCTTTTCAAGATGGACAGTGGCAATCAAATGGCACCAATGGGCATGTTAATGGCTATTCTGACAGTAGTATTGATGACCCTGTGTTGCACTTTAACGGTGTTGAGAAGAGGAAAGGAGAGGCAGAGAGGGTGGAGTTGCTTAAGAGAGAGGTCGGTGAGCTGAAGGAAGTTATCGAAGGCAAGGACTTCCTGCTTCAGAGCTACAAGGAGCAGAAGGTTGAGCTGTGCTCTAAGGTCAGAGAACTGCAGGAAAAGCTCTCAGCTCAAGTGCCGAACATCTTGTAG
- the LOC117848446 gene encoding TPR repeat-containing thioredoxin TTL4 isoform X2 gives MADADRMRLRAAALSLHDDEGVRDKPDRKADVFADLGSPVSPLRLRPAAGTPSSSSSSAGSAKSPAPGNAAAAAVGRGGARGNHSGELDGSNPPRPPGHRRSGSGPLIFSGGSSSAGSVGGCGGGGSTASSPLTNALPTGNICPSGRVAGAAAAPQPPRARPVVLGSGTGHYGHGSIMRGGGGSAGGATPARSSIDAAPLHRNSSRSPASCPAPPPASSAGLQEITRAGNERYKKGRYGEALQHYDRAVALCPDSAACRGNRAAALIGLGRLAEAFSECEEAVRLDPASGRARGRLAGLSLRLGMVDKARMHFTLAGNVNQSDHAELQKLHEVESHQGRCMDARKIGDWKSTLREADAAIANGADSSQLLLALRSEALLRLHKLEEADSTITSLLKLDNASLPSMPTKLSGMAADSYVLVVQAQVNMAFGRFDSAVALAEKARVIDCGNPEVEVILNNVRLVARARAQGNELFKAGKFAEASIAYGEGLKYEPSNPVLYCNRAACWSKLGRWAKAVEDCNEALRVQPNYTKALLRRAASYAKLERWADCVRDYELLRKDLPGDTEVEESLFRAQVALKTTHGEEVSNMKFGGEVEAVTSLEQLRDAIHSPGVSVLYFMATMNQQCAQITPSVDSLCSECPSVNFLKVNVDESPMVARAENVRVVPTFKIYKDGTRVKEMICPSLQVLRYSVRHYAVSSS, from the exons ATGGCCGACGCTGACCGGATGCGCCTGCGCGCCGCGGCGCTCTCGCTCCACGACGACGAGGGCGTCAGGGACAAGCCGGACCGGAAGGCGGACGTCTTCGCGGATCTCGGCTCGCCGGTCTCgccgctgcgcctgcgcccGGCCGCGGGGAcaccgtcgtcctcgtcctcgtcggccGGGTCCGCCaagtcgccggcgccgggcaaTGCGGCTGCAGCGGCcgtggggaggggcggcgcccgGGGGAACCACTCGGGCGAGCTGGACGGCAGCAACCCGCCGCGCCCacccggccaccgccgctccgGATCTGGCCCGCTGATTttctccggcggcagcagcagcgcgggGAGCGTcggggggtgcggcggcggcgggagcaccGCGAGCTCGCCACTCACCAATGCGCTCCCCACCGGCAACATCTGCCCGTCCGGCCGCGTCGCGGGGGCGGCtgccgcgccgcagccgccgcgcgctcgcccggTCGTGCTCGGATCCGGCACGGGGCACTATGGCCACGGCAGCATcatgcgcggcggcggtggaagtgCCGGAGGAGCGACCCCCGCGAGAAGCAGCATTGACGCGGCCCCACTCCACAGGAACTCCTCGAGGtctccggcgagctgcccggcgccgccgccggccagcagTGCTGGTCTTCAAGAAATCACTCGCGCCGGGAACGAGCGGTACAAGAAGGGCCGCTACGGGGAGGCGCTGCAGCACTACGACCGTGCCGTGGCGCTATGCCCGGACAGCGCCGCCTGCCGCGGcaaccgcgccgccgcgctcatCGGACTCGGCCGCCTGGCAGAAGCGTTCAGCGAGTGTGAGGAGGCCGTCCGTCTCGATCCGGCGAGCGGCCGTGCGCGCGGCCGCCTGGCCGGCTTATCTCTCCG GCTTGGGATGGTTGACAAGGCAAGGATGCACTTTACACTGGCTGGGAATGTAAACCAGTCTGAtcatgctgagttgcagaagcTGCATGAGGTGGAAAGCCATCAGGGGAGATGCATGGATGCAAGGAAAATCGGAGATTGGAAGAGCACACTACGGGAGGCTGATGCGGCAATTGCCAATGGGGCTGACTCCTCTCAATTG CTTCTTGCCTTGAGGTCAGAAGCACTTCTTCGGTTGCACAAGTTAGAGGAAGCTGATTCAACTATTACAAGTTTATTGAAATTGGACAATGCATCACTACCTTCGATGCCAACCAAACTCTCAGGCATGGCGGCTGATTCTTACGTGCTTGTTGTCCAAGCCCAGGTCAACATGGCATTCGGAAG GTTTGATTCAGCTGTTGCATTAGCTGAGAAGGCTAGAGTTATTGATTGTGGAAACCCAGAGGTTGAAGTGATCCTAAATAACGTGAGATTAGTTGCAAGGGCTCGAGCCCAGGGGAATGAACTTTTTAAGGCTGGCAAGTTTGCTGAGGCATCTATAGCCTATGGAGAAGGGCTCAAATATGAGCCCTCGAATCCGGTACTGTACTGTAATCGGGCAGCTTGCTGGTCGAAGTTAGGTCGGTGGGCGAAAGCTGTTGAGGACTGCAATGAGGCCCTAAGAGTCCAACCTAACTACACAAAGGCTCTGTTAAGACGCGCAGCATCCTATGCAAAG CTTGAGCGTTGGGCTGATTGTGTGCGAGACTATGAGCTGCTGCGCAAGGATCTTCCTGGTGACACAGAGGTTGAGGAGTCTTTATTCCGTGCACAAGTCGCATTGAAGACCACCCATGGAGAGGAGGTGTCAAATATGAAGTTTGGAGGGGAGGTTGAGGCAGTTACCAGCTTAGAGCAACTCCGAGATGCTATCCATTCACCTG GTGTATCAGTTCTTTACTTCATGGCAACAATGAATCAGCAATGCGCACAGATTACCCCGTCGGTGGACTCCCTTTGCTCCGAGTGCCCTTCAGTGAATTTCCTGAAG GTAAATGTTGATGAGAGCCCTATGGTAGCAAGAGCAGAGAATGTGCGTGTAGTCCCAACCTTCAAGATTTACAAGGATGGGACAAGAGTGAAGGAGATGATCTGCCCTAGCTTACAGGTCTTGCGCTATTCTGTGAGGCACTATGCTGTCTCCAGCTCCTGA
- the LOC117848446 gene encoding TPR repeat-containing thioredoxin TTL4 isoform X1, with translation MADADRMRLRAAALSLHDDEGVRDKPDRKADVFADLGSPVSPLRLRPAAGTPSSSSSSAGSAKSPAPGNAAAAAVGRGGARGNHSGELDGSNPPRPPGHRRSGSGPLIFSGGSSSAGSVGGCGGGGSTASSPLTNALPTGNICPSGRVAGAAAAPQPPRARPVVLGSGTGHYGHGSIMRGGGGSAGGATPARSSIDAAPLHRNSSRSPASCPAPPPASSAGLQEITRAGNERYKKGRYGEALQHYDRAVALCPDSAACRGNRAAALIGLGRLAEAFSECEEAVRLDPASGRARGRLAGLSLRLGMVDKARMHFTLAGNVNQSDHAELQKLHEVESHQGRCMDARKIGDWKSTLREADAAIANGADSSQLLLALRSEALLRLHKLEEADSTITSLLKLDNASLPSMPTKLSGMAADSYVLVVQAQVNMAFGRCRYQTLRILITSFHGYSYTIIEICICRFDSAVALAEKARVIDCGNPEVEVILNNVRLVARARAQGNELFKAGKFAEASIAYGEGLKYEPSNPVLYCNRAACWSKLGRWAKAVEDCNEALRVQPNYTKALLRRAASYAKLERWADCVRDYELLRKDLPGDTEVEESLFRAQVALKTTHGEEVSNMKFGGEVEAVTSLEQLRDAIHSPGVSVLYFMATMNQQCAQITPSVDSLCSECPSVNFLKVNVDESPMVARAENVRVVPTFKIYKDGTRVKEMICPSLQVLRYSVRHYAVSSS, from the exons ATGGCCGACGCTGACCGGATGCGCCTGCGCGCCGCGGCGCTCTCGCTCCACGACGACGAGGGCGTCAGGGACAAGCCGGACCGGAAGGCGGACGTCTTCGCGGATCTCGGCTCGCCGGTCTCgccgctgcgcctgcgcccGGCCGCGGGGAcaccgtcgtcctcgtcctcgtcggccGGGTCCGCCaagtcgccggcgccgggcaaTGCGGCTGCAGCGGCcgtggggaggggcggcgcccgGGGGAACCACTCGGGCGAGCTGGACGGCAGCAACCCGCCGCGCCCacccggccaccgccgctccgGATCTGGCCCGCTGATTttctccggcggcagcagcagcgcgggGAGCGTcggggggtgcggcggcggcgggagcaccGCGAGCTCGCCACTCACCAATGCGCTCCCCACCGGCAACATCTGCCCGTCCGGCCGCGTCGCGGGGGCGGCtgccgcgccgcagccgccgcgcgctcgcccggTCGTGCTCGGATCCGGCACGGGGCACTATGGCCACGGCAGCATcatgcgcggcggcggtggaagtgCCGGAGGAGCGACCCCCGCGAGAAGCAGCATTGACGCGGCCCCACTCCACAGGAACTCCTCGAGGtctccggcgagctgcccggcgccgccgccggccagcagTGCTGGTCTTCAAGAAATCACTCGCGCCGGGAACGAGCGGTACAAGAAGGGCCGCTACGGGGAGGCGCTGCAGCACTACGACCGTGCCGTGGCGCTATGCCCGGACAGCGCCGCCTGCCGCGGcaaccgcgccgccgcgctcatCGGACTCGGCCGCCTGGCAGAAGCGTTCAGCGAGTGTGAGGAGGCCGTCCGTCTCGATCCGGCGAGCGGCCGTGCGCGCGGCCGCCTGGCCGGCTTATCTCTCCG GCTTGGGATGGTTGACAAGGCAAGGATGCACTTTACACTGGCTGGGAATGTAAACCAGTCTGAtcatgctgagttgcagaagcTGCATGAGGTGGAAAGCCATCAGGGGAGATGCATGGATGCAAGGAAAATCGGAGATTGGAAGAGCACACTACGGGAGGCTGATGCGGCAATTGCCAATGGGGCTGACTCCTCTCAATTG CTTCTTGCCTTGAGGTCAGAAGCACTTCTTCGGTTGCACAAGTTAGAGGAAGCTGATTCAACTATTACAAGTTTATTGAAATTGGACAATGCATCACTACCTTCGATGCCAACCAAACTCTCAGGCATGGCGGCTGATTCTTACGTGCTTGTTGTCCAAGCCCAGGTCAACATGGCATTCGGAAGGTGCAGATACCAAACATTGAGAATTCTAATAACTTCTTTCCATGGTTATAGTTACACAATTATTGAAATTTGTATCTGCAGGTTTGATTCAGCTGTTGCATTAGCTGAGAAGGCTAGAGTTATTGATTGTGGAAACCCAGAGGTTGAAGTGATCCTAAATAACGTGAGATTAGTTGCAAGGGCTCGAGCCCAGGGGAATGAACTTTTTAAGGCTGGCAAGTTTGCTGAGGCATCTATAGCCTATGGAGAAGGGCTCAAATATGAGCCCTCGAATCCGGTACTGTACTGTAATCGGGCAGCTTGCTGGTCGAAGTTAGGTCGGTGGGCGAAAGCTGTTGAGGACTGCAATGAGGCCCTAAGAGTCCAACCTAACTACACAAAGGCTCTGTTAAGACGCGCAGCATCCTATGCAAAG CTTGAGCGTTGGGCTGATTGTGTGCGAGACTATGAGCTGCTGCGCAAGGATCTTCCTGGTGACACAGAGGTTGAGGAGTCTTTATTCCGTGCACAAGTCGCATTGAAGACCACCCATGGAGAGGAGGTGTCAAATATGAAGTTTGGAGGGGAGGTTGAGGCAGTTACCAGCTTAGAGCAACTCCGAGATGCTATCCATTCACCTG GTGTATCAGTTCTTTACTTCATGGCAACAATGAATCAGCAATGCGCACAGATTACCCCGTCGGTGGACTCCCTTTGCTCCGAGTGCCCTTCAGTGAATTTCCTGAAG GTAAATGTTGATGAGAGCCCTATGGTAGCAAGAGCAGAGAATGTGCGTGTAGTCCCAACCTTCAAGATTTACAAGGATGGGACAAGAGTGAAGGAGATGATCTGCCCTAGCTTACAGGTCTTGCGCTATTCTGTGAGGCACTATGCTGTCTCCAGCTCCTGA
- the LOC117848447 gene encoding protein PLASTID TRANSCRIPTIONALLY ACTIVE 14, translated as MATPTASALHLLPSPLPPPARRYRPLLAPAGAKRLAQPLRAGRPRLQAAPPAPPPAEEVAEEQDDTPPLRLLEPPQEDDPFPPEMEPADPDFYRIGYARMMRAYGIEFLEGPEGMGVYASRDVEPLRRARVIMEIPLELMLTITQKKPWMFFPDIIPLGHPIFDIIESTDPETDWDLRLACLLLYAFDTEDNFWQLYGDFLPGPDECTSLLLAPKEDLLELEDEDLVSEMLKHQQRAIDFWQKHWDKAIPLKLKRLARDHERFLWALSIVQSRSVNLKMRMGAFIQDANILAPYADMLNHSPNANCFLHWRFKDRMLEVMIKAGHAIKKGDEMTIDYMSGVNSKFMERYGFSSPTNPWELINFSSPAKIHMDSFLSVFNIAGLHDELYHNSALPSVETNFVDGAVVAAARALPTWSDGDVPAIPSVERKSAQALQEECRQMLDSFSTTIEQDQQILDSDARISKMREIAIKYRLHRKMLLQKIIDSLDIYQERILF; from the exons ATGGCGACCCCCACGGCCTCcgctctccacctcctcccctcccctctccctcctccggctCGCCGCTACCGGCCCCTCCTCGCTCCCGCGGGCGCCAAGCGCCTCGCGCAGCCactccgcgccggccggccgcgcctccAGGCGGCTccgccggcgcctccccccGCGGAGGAGGTCGCCGAGGAGCAGGACGACACGCCTCCGCTCAGGCTGCTCGAGCCGCCGCAGGAGGACGACCCCTTCCCACCCGAG ATGGAGCCCGCGGACCCTGATTTCTACCGGATAGGATACGCGCGGATGATGCGGGCGTACGGGATTGAGTTCCTGGAAGGGCCGGAAGGGATGGGTGTGTATGCTTCCAGGGACGTGGAGCCGCTCCGCAGAGCTAGA GTAATTATGGAGATTCCATTGGAGCTGATGCTGACTATAACTCAAAAGAAACCTTGGATGTTTTTCCCCGACATTATTCCACTAGGCCATCCTATATTTGATATTATTGAATCAACAGATCCAGAG ACAGACTGGGATTTAAGATTAGCTTGCCTTCTTCTCTATGCATTTGATACAGAAGACAACTTTTGGCAATTATATGGTGATTTTCTGCCAGGCCCTGATGAATGCACTAGTTTGCTGCTGGCACCGAAG GAGGATCTACTGGAACTAGAAGATGAAGATCTTGTGTCAGAAATGTTAAAACACCAGCAGCGAGCAATTGACTTCTGGCAAAAGCACTGG GATAAAGCAATTCCTCTAAAGCTAAAACGTCTTGCCCGTGACCATGAGAGATTTCTCTGGGCACTGAGTATTGTTCAGTCTCGTTCTGTCAACTTGAAGATGAGAATGGGAGCCTTCATCCAAGATGCAAATATCCTCGCTCCTTATGCcg ATATGTTGAACCACTCACCCAATGCTAATTGCTTCCTGCATTGGCGCTTTAAAGATCGTATGCTTGAAGTTATGATTAAGGCTGGACATGCTATCAAGAAAGGAGATGAG ATGACAATAGATTATATGAGTGGGGTGAACAGCAAATTTATGGAAAGATATGGTTTCTCATCACCGACG AATCCTTGGGAGCTTATAAATTTCTCGAGCCCTGCAAAGATTCACATGGATTCCTTCTTATCGGTCTTCAATATTGCTGGTTTGCATGACGAGCTGTACCACAATT CCGCATTGCCCTCAGTAGAAACTAACTTCGTGGATGGAGCAGTTGTAGCAGCAGCTAGAGCATTGCCAACATGGTCAGATGGTGATGTTCCTGCAATACCAAGTGTGGAGAGAAAATCTGCCCAGGCGTTGCAAGAGGAGTGCCGCCAAATGTTGGATTCATTCTCAACTACCATCGAACAAGATCAGCAGATCTTAG ATTCAGATGCACGTATCAGCAAAATGCGGGAAATTGCAATCAA GTATCGTCTACACCGGAAAATGCTCCTGCAGAAGATCATCGACTCACTTGACATCTATCAAGAGAGAATTTTGTTTTAG